In Entelurus aequoreus isolate RoL-2023_Sb linkage group LG02, RoL_Eaeq_v1.1, whole genome shotgun sequence, one genomic interval encodes:
- the LOC133632898 gene encoding uncharacterized protein LOC133632898: METAKKRVVGKRCVAAGCSNTNQNTTGVSLFLFPKDGGQALLWNKEVKRTRLDWTTHTKYSVLCSEHFERSCFEEGPLRMAEMGISTRRLVLKKGAKPTIFDRPRTSPEHPTPSTSGQTGHMRSAFAKRERKRTIDQIMDSTTTASVADAVDEPMAMALDLPDEEGDQDQGNTREQGCQTDWVPIGTAPTAMTSSKSTQTGKIHHRSKGHQVTPEILERVRARPARVSEVPLSSVAAPSDSPEMQTNIAAPGVSGMQAKLRPPPAWFDEGPASSPTAPFVGGSSDDSYVPSESTTSDPCQSDGSPDRPCTHQMREEGCHKEPKYIIFESCLQSLVKWCHCPVCGSQDISPSWDSNGTQLTMTLQCASCDQRSSWSSQPNIGPYAAGNILLSAGILFAGASSGKVLQVLNSIGVVTYVKRTFFNHQELILQPAIKKVWEEQQRTHLTMLQVEGRPLVLGGDGRADSPGHSAKFGTYTTMELVANVVLDLQVVQSNECLGSYHMEMEGLKRMVELLISWDLDVGVLVTDRHRQIAKWIRENMPNTRHCYDIWHVAKSIGKKLKAIAKHKDCEDLKPWVQSIINHLYWAAVSTPPGEGELLVAKWKSVERHIQNIHKDHGDLFPICTHGQLQRQKKWLKQSSRSAVKLEEVVNNKSLLKDIAMLSGEHQTSKVEAFHSLIIQFAPKMYVFSYIGMLCRNLLAGLHWNENSSRPIATTQAGAERYAVRYPKYKAGGHVVKKIATEPTYRYVDDLIREVVAGCRQTPDERTPLSVTVDVPPFLCDELEKPDKEEAIAKHRSRFGKCEMPSR, from the exons atggagactgcaaaaaagagagttgtagggaagcggtgtgttgctgctggatgtagcaacacaaaccaaaacacaaccggtgtttcattgtttcttttcccaaaagatggcggccaagctttactatggaacaaagaagtcaagcgaacacggttggattggacgacacatacgaagtacagtgtattatgcagcgaacatttcgaaagatcatgtttcgaagagggtcccttgcgaatggcagaaatgggaatcagcactcgtcgactcgtgctgaagaaaggtgcgaagccaactattttcgatagaccacggacaagtccggagcacccgaccccctccacaagcggacagactgggcacatgaggtctgcatttgccaaaagggaaaggaagagg acaatagatcagatcatggacagtacgactacggcatcagtggcggatgcggtggatgaaccaatggcaatggcactagatttgcctgatgaggagggcgatcaagatcag ggaaatacaagagaacaaggatgccagacggactgggtaccgattgggacagcaccaacagcaatgaccagtagcaagagcacccaaacagggaaaatacatcatagatcaaagg gacaccaggtgaccccagagatcctcgagagggttagagctcggccggccagggttagtgaagtcccattgtcaagtgtagcagctccatctgacagccccgagatgcagactaacatagcagctccaggtgtgtctggaatgcaagccaagctacgaccacctcctgcatggtttgatgaaggaccagcatcaagtcccactgcgccttttgttggtggttcttccgatgacagctatgtgccgagtgagtcaacgacatcggatccgtgtcaatctgacgggtcgccagatcgcccatgtactcaccagatgcgtgaagagggctgccacaaggaaccgaagtacatcatctttgagtcgtgcctccagagtctcgtcaagtggtgtcactgtccagtctgtggcagccaggacataagcccttcttgggattcgaacggtacacagctgaccatgactcttcaatgtgcatcatgtgaccagaggagtagttggagcagccagccaaacattggcccttatgccgcgggcaacatcctgctgtctgctggcatcctcttcgctggggcatcttctggcaaggtgttgcaagtgctgaacagcatcggagtggtcacgtatgtgaagaggacatttttcaaccaccaggagctcatcctgcagccagccatcaaaaaggtgtgggaggaacagcaacggacgcacctcaccatgctgcaggtggaaggccgacccctcgtccttggtggtgatgggcgagcagacagtccgggacacagcgccaagttcggtacctacaccacaatggagcttgtggccaatgtggttctcgaccttcaggttgtacag agcaacgaatgtcttggcagctaccatatggagatggaaggactgaagaggatggtggaactgctgatcagctgggacctggatgtcggggtgctggtgacagaccgacacagacagatcgctaaatggattcgtgaaaacatgcccaatacacggcactgctatgacatctggcatgttgcaaaat ccatcggaaagaaactgaaggccatcgccaagcataaggactgtgaagacctgaagccctgggtgcaaagtataatcaaccacctctactgggcagcagtgtctacaccgcctggagagggggaacttctggttgccaagtggaagtctgtggagcgacacattcagaacatccacaaggaccatggcgacctcttcccaatttgtactcatggacaactgcaacggcaaaagaaatggctcaaacaaa gttcacgctcagcagtgaaactggaggaggtggtcaacaacaagtccctgctaaaagatatcgccatgctgtcgggtgaacaccagacttccaaggtggaggcgttccatagccttatcatacag ttcgcaccgaaaatgtatgtcttctcatacatcggaatgctgtgcag gaacctgcttgctgggctgcactggaacgaaaattcgagccgccctatagccactacacaagcgggtgctgagcgctatgcagtacgctacccgaagtataaagcagggggccatgtggtcaagaaaatcgcgacagagccaacatacc gctacgtagatgacttgatcagggaggttgttgctggctgcagacagacccctgacgagagaacaccactcagcgtcactgtggatgtgcctcccttcctctgcgatgaactggagaagccagacaaggaggaagccatcgccaagcacaggagtcgcttcggtaagtgtgaaatgccctcccggtaa
- the LOC133632907 gene encoding uncharacterized protein LOC133632907, protein MMAARSESDSDRDSDDFSINLSEDERFVDEESASEGLVGSGSDSDREEAVRGIEPYRFEPDADEDGQEDAAAIDAGGAHDIDRLENTEWCTCQNCVNMETVAECVCCSEIEAVTRTMEEEGVKTCIIDHHGFPSVCLDEWVLQTAYNAYKQQYGMLQQQQNERRRHTAYRQFVRFCWGYLGKDIRVVLPACVVHKIRTTFPSMDYTGFQDVQ, encoded by the exons atgatggccgccagatctgagagcgattctgaccgagatagcgacgatttctccattaatttgagcgaggatgaaagatttgtggatgaggaaagtgcaagtgaaggactagtggggagtggaagcgattcagatagggaagaagctgtgagagggatagagccatatcgctttgaacccgacgctgatgaagacggtcaggaggacgctgctgctattgatgctggaggagcacacgacatagatcgccttgagaatacagaatg gtgtacatgtcaaaactgtgtgaacatggagacagtggctgagtgtgtctgctgtagtgaaatagaggcagtgaccagaacgatggaggaggagggggtgaagacgtgcatcatagaccaccatggctttccatctgtgtgtctggatgaatgggtgctgcagacagcgtataacgcctacaaacagcaatatggcatgctgcagcaacagcaaaatga gcggagacgacacacagcctatcgacagtttgtccgcttctgctggggatatctgggaaaggacataagggtggtactaccagcttgtgtagtacataagattaggacaacattcccatcgatggactacacggggttccaagacgtgcagtga